The genomic region AAGATGAAATTGTAACGATATTGGGAGATGCTTGTGGCGTTATTATGCAATATGAATATGAAAAAACTTTATACATTGCAGGTGATACAGTATGGTGTGATGAAGTAGATAAGGCTATTTCTAAGTATAGTCCACATATTATTATTGTTAATGCAGGTGCTAATAGTGTTATAGATAAACGACTTATTATGGGAAAAGAAGATGTATTAAAAGTTCATAAAGCTTATCCATCTGCCCAGATAATTGCTACGCATATGGAAAGTGTTAATCATTGGGTACTTTCTTGATCAGAATTACGATTATTTTCAGAAGAAAATAGATTTGAAAGACAGTTATTTATTCCAGATGATGGAGAAACATTAGAATTTTAATATTATGATAGAGTAAATAATAAGTTGCTTTTAATTAAGCAACTTATTATTTTTTATGTTTC from Candidatus Arthromitus sp. SFB-mouse-Japan harbors:
- a CDS encoding MBL fold metallo-hydrolase, which encodes MFETIHLIKTNGRHGYEDEIVTILGDACGVIMQYEYEKTLYIAGDTVWCDEVDKAISKYSPHIIIVNAGANSVIDKRLIMGKEDVLKVHKAYPSAQIIATHMESVNHWVLS